The sequence GGAAGCCAGCAGTTGAGATGGCGTTGAGAATCCTCCCTGTCTGACCTGTGGACggacatcatcatcttcatcatcatcctcatcatcatcatcatcatcattattatcatcatcctcattattatcatcatcctcattattatcatcatcatcatcatcattatcagcaAGAAGCAAAGAAGGCTTCCCTGTCAACCCACAATCTCCGTAACCAAGGTGACACCTGCAAGTCCCCCTGGCTTCGTTAGAGACTAGCCTCCTGGCCTCGTTAGAGACTAGCCTCCTGGCCTCGTTAGAGACTAGCCTCCTGGCTTCGTTAGAGACTAGCCTCCTGGCCTCGTTAGAGACTAGCCTCCTGGCCTCGTTAGAGACTAGCCTCCTGGCTTCGTTAGAGACTAGCCTCCTGGCCTCGTTAGAGACTAGCCTCCTGGCCTCGTTAGAGACTAGCCTCCTGGCCTCGTTAGAGACTAGCCTCCTGGCCTCGTTAGAGACTAGCCTCCTGGCTTCGTTAGAGACTAGCCTCCTGGCCTCGTTAGAGACTAGCCTCCTGGCCTCGTTAGAGACTAGCCTCCTGGTCTCGTTAGAGACTAGCCTCCTGGCCTCGTTAGAGACTAGCCTCCTGGTCTCGCCAGGAAGGGAGGCTAGAGGCAGGCGAGGGAGAGGCCtctgggaggcaggagagggagagtaggacCAGCAGCAGGGCAACACTGCCAGCTTAATCACACCGCCTGGAGACAGTTCACTTCTACAAACCCAATTACAGCAGTCTCTCTCCAAACCTACCAGGACACCATCTTCTGTGTGTAATGTGAGTCTCTCCAAACCTACCAGGACACCATCTTCTGTGTGTAATGTGAGTCTCTCCAAACCTACAAGGACACCATCTTCTGTGTGTAGCGTGATCTCACGTCTCTGACATCCTGAACCCCGTCTTCTAACGTGGTTTGAATGCTGCTGAAAACCGTTTACACGACTACATCATTCACTAAAGTGTCCGTGGAGGGGGGCTGTGCCAGGCTACATTAGGATCCCTCCCAGAGGACAACAGAGAGATGATCTTCCTAATAGCTGGTCTGGAGAGCAGACTGTGCCCCTgaacatgggagtcaggtggctgagcggttagggaattgggttagaaatcagaaggttgctggttcgattcccggttgtgaaaaatggcgttgtgtccttgggcaaggcacttcaccctacttgcctcggggggaatttccctgtacttactgtaagtcgctctggataagagcgtctgctaaatgactaaatgtaaaatgaacacAGTCAAGGTTCCAGTCAGACCAGATGCCAGGAAGCTGGACGACAGACACGGAAACACTGTCTGAGAATCACAATGAATCCAGATGCTCTGCGTCCGTGCTGAGAgacacagcaggagagacacagcaggagagacacacagcaggcgtATGGCTCAGCAGCAAGGCTccactcatatatatatatactgtgtatatatacacatacaaaatcatataggcctacatactttgtatatatgtttttcagcactatatatatatatgcatgtatgtagttactgtatgtgtgtacgcacacacacacacaccccagccccctgtctGGTCACACCTGGGTGAACATGTGTGTTCCGGTGTGGCGTCCTGAGCTCTGCAGACACCACAGTGCCTGCCTGGGACAGCCATatcacatctccacagctggcaCTGTTGCTAGGAGATCCTGGCTGCCTAGCAACACATGTTTCTCTATTCCAGTCATGACTGCGCGCAATTTTCCAGTCACGACTCCTCCCCCATTGGCCGCCGGCTCCAGACAGGCGGAGCTAGACACCTTTTCATTGGCCTTCAGGATACAATCACGGCAAAGCGAGCCAaggctgtgtgtgacaggagtgtGGTTGCTCCTGGTGACGGGGCAGTTTGGTTGCTCCTGGTGACGGGGCAGTTTGGTTGCTCCTGGTGACAGGGCAGTTTGGTTGCTCCTGGTGACGGGGCAGTTTGGCGTTGCCGGTTTGCTCTGCCCAGGTGTGACCCCGAGACACAGCCCCCCTGCAGAGAGGtcacggaggggggagggggaggggtaagCTGCAGGTGAAAGAACAATTCTATCTCCGTCTCATCCGCTGACACAATAAATAGCCACTCCATAgattaccccctcccccccccttctctgtttTCCAGAATGCTCTGTAGCTCTGGAGGTATGAAGGACATCATCAGACCCAGTTCTGACAAACCTTCTTAAAGGCTGCTTCTCcttccacaccccctccctccacactaacccctccacactaacccctccacactaacccctccacactaacccctccttccacactaacccctccacactaacccctccctccacactaacccctccctccacactaacccctccacactaacccctccctccacactaacccctccctccacactaacccctccctccacactaacccctccttccacactaACCCCTCCACACTAACCCCTCCACACTAACCCCTCCACACTAACCCCTCCACACTAACCCTCCACACTAACCCCTCCACACTAACCCCTCCACACTAACCCCTCCACACTAACCCTCCACACTAACCCCTCCACACTAACCCCTCCACACTAACCCCTCCACACTAACCCCTCCACAccaacacctccctcccctagGCTTCTAAGACCCAGAGAGGGTGCCTCAGTAGCGTAACCTGGATGGGAGGTTTCATCTCTTTAATGGCTTCcagactgtctgcctgccagagGACCATGTTAGGAAGGGTTACGAACCCACCAGGACTCTAACAGAATCTAAATGTCATCTGGACTCCCATCTTGTGGGAATTAAAAGGCTATCAAAGGCAGAGCTTTATCTGGACAGCTCAGCGGCTGGGCTTTTGTGGGAAGGTGGAATGATTtcagtgtgcttgtttgtgtgtgtgtgtgtgtgtgtgtgtgtgtaggaggagagaaagaaaccgCTCTCTTCAGAGGAAAGTCCAGCGGGCCTCTAATTGTTGTTGGCAAGTTGCTAAGCTGATGGTAACATGCAACTCTCCTGACAGCAAAAATCAGAAGGTTCCCTTAGCAACAGACCTGCAGGTTTGCTGATTGGGGAACTAGAACTAGTCAAAGTATAGTGTAAACTAGGCTTACAGCTCTTAAACTTCTAGCCCAGGTCTAATttagtagacacacacagctcatcaaTGTATAGTCCGGGTCTGAACTAGTACAGACTAGGCCAACAGTTGAGCTAGTCCCTGTCTACTGtataatagcgtctgctaaatgctggataatagcgtctgctaaatgactaaatgtactgtggTTTAGACTAAGCTTACAGCCCATGAGGATCTGGACAAAGTTTCTTTGCgagcccagcccctgccccagccccagcccctgccccagcctcagcccctgccccagcctcagcctcagcccctgccccagcctcacatTTCCCAGGTCAGTGCACCGGAGGCATTCTCCACAAGCAGGGATCAGAACAGGGATTTGGGAAGGTTGGTTACAATATGAGCTGGCTTTGTGTGTGACGCAAACCCATCCCAGTCTAACACAGtcaagggagagaggcagcttaCATAACCACCAGGGTTTAGCAGCGGGTTTTCAACAACACCAGGCCTCTCTGGCCTGCAGCACACAACAAGCTTAGCTcagactgtaacacacacacagaactaaaCCTGCGCTAATCTGGTTACAGTTCGGTAAATACAAGGATCCCAGTAGAAACACCTATTTACTAAGACGGAGGagtgcaggggggaggagaggagagaggcctaGCCTGGacatgggagggtggaggggtccggggggaggagaggagagaggcctaGCCTGGacatgggagggtggaggggtcaggggggaggagaggagagaggcctaGCCTGGacatgggagggtggaggggagggaggtggggtcaggggggacagtgaggcaggggaggtggagggtcctGACCTTCTGATATGGCGTGAGGTTTGATGATGCAGCAGGTGGAGTCTGTGTAGCTGGCGGTGTTGGAGGGACCACACCCTGCCGTGGAGGGGAAGAAGAACTCCAGCTCctgcacacaacaacaacaacagaaacaacaacatcagaaacaacaacatcagAAACAAGTAGGAATACGTATATTTACGACATTTAAGTAGGAATGCTGTAAGACAAACATACATGCAGTATATTCTCCATGTCCTACAGGCGTCATGTGGGTGTCATGTCTTATGTGTGTTGCAGACTCCTGTTCAGGagaccccgtgtgtgtgtgtgtacccgggCGGCGGAGGCCAGGGAGTCAGAGCCGTGGCCGGCATTCCTTGTGCCGTCCGTCCCGTACTGAGCTCGCACGCTCCCCGCCGCCTCGCTCCTCGCCACGCCGGCGTCCGTGGGCCCCAgcagcctcctccaccctgccaccGCCTCGTCCCCCATCAGCTCCATGGCAACGACCGGCCCGGAGGTCATAAACTGCACCAGGTTGCTGATAACAACAGAGGATTCAAAGTCAACAGGCCCCAGAGCCAGGAATAGCCACTGGCTGTATATCTGATCAAGTGTCACTGCAATCAATAACACAGCCCACACTTAAGATGGCGGCTGGCCCTTGAAGCCTCCTTGgagccctccccctgcccccccctgcctccccctgcctccccctcctctgttctcACCCACCCACAGGTCAATCATTACACAGGAAGGACTCACTTGAAGAAAGGCTTGGTCTGATGTTCAGTGTAGAAGTCGGCCCCTTGGCTCCTGGAAGGGAACCATAAAGACAGGGTTAATGTGTGATGTCACAAAGGCAGGGTTAATGTGTGATGTCATAAAGGCAGGGTTAATGTGTGATTAAATGGACTTGGGTGTCAACTGCTGACTCCAAACAGCAGCACAGCCATACTGGGTCTCCAGAGGTCAATGACAGCCCTGTTTCTGCTCCCCagatccacccccccacccccccacccccaccagggCAGCCCCCCTGACGGACACACCATCCAGGCTGCTCTGGTTTCACCTGCCCACAGACCAGACACCTTCATTACAGCCTGCATCTGAACCACAGCGGGCAGGTGAAGGTGACCTTGTCAGACACTCTCTAATCACAGCAGATACTGCAGGGTCAAAGCCCTGGCTTATCATTTGGAGAGTAACAGAAATGGGACAAATTACATTTCCTTTTGTTTGAATTCAAGCCCAGTGCAGACTGCTCCTGTAGGAGGAGGATGTAACACAAACGCTCTGAACGAGGAACATTATGTCTGAAGCATGAGTCAGACGTGGTGTTTCAAATCTCTATGATATTCAGACAGGATCAACAATTTGGGGTTAGTTTCCCCGGTTGTACCCCCCGTAGAGGGCTTAAGAGCATTCTCTCATGTGCTaacacgtgcaaacacacatcaaAGCCAGAGAGAgcgaaaaggggagagagatagatagagagagagagagagagagagagagagagagagagagagagagagagagagagagagagagagagagagagagagagagagagagaggggaaaggagggagagagaaagataaggaaggagagacaaaatgagaggttgaaagagagtgtgtgtgtgtctgtgtgtgtgtgtgtgtttacaggataGAAGGAGAGCCGTTACTGCCCCCATCTGATGGGAGAGACAAGAGCATGACGATGCCCTTCACATCCACAGCCATTTTGAAATCacattaggagagagagagagacagagagagagagagagagagagagagagagagagagagagagagagagagagagagagagagagagagctgataaTCAAATATGAATCATATCACTGGAGAGGGACAACAGAGTAGGATCTattttcctgtttggtttctaaTGACACGCCGTGGACTCTGACTTCCAAAGCTGCACAgggtctttgtgtgtctggtgaAGGTGGACCGATCCCAGGTGCACTGTGATGGCACTGAGACGCCATTTTGGGAGTCGTGAGAGCTTATTACCATGTGAGCTTGGTCATTTTGGCTTTGGTCACGATCAGGTTGGAGTCGTAGATCATCTGGATGATGTCTCCAATCTTTAGAACGGCGTCTGGCTTGATCATAGCAAGAGTTCTGGAAGAcaggagggcaggaaggagagtTAGTGAGGTCATGTTCCATGATAAGAACATCTGTTCATCCTAACACAAACATTATGAACCGGTTTATCGTTGTCAGAAACGCGTTCtgtttctcctcttttcttcgACGTGTTTGGACATATAATACGAGAAGGAAGCAGACTCCTGTGAGAGAAGACAGGCACCAAACACCTCGTCAACATCAGCTACTCTCAGTCTGGAGCAGAGGTGTGAGAAAAGACAGAGCTGGGAAGAcacaaagggagggagggaggcggaaaaagagggggacaggggaagGAAGACAcgttacgtctgtgtgtgtgtgtgtgtgtgtgtgtgtgtgtgtgtagtgctgtaGGTTGTGAGTAATCCTATAGGCTGCAGTGTTTAGTGTTCATCATAGAGGCATGTGTGGTCCTAACTGGTGAGTCATCTACATCAGATAGCCCCggtaaactctctctctctctctctcactctcacacacacacagagctaaccCTCTCATACACTCCCCACCTCAGGCACGCTGGGTATCTAACCCTCTCATAAACTCCCCACCTCAGGCACGCTGGGTAGCTAACCCTCTCATACACTCCCCACCTCAGGCACGCTGGGTAGCTAACCCTCTCATAAACTCCCCACCTCAGGCACGCTGGGTAGCTAACCCTCTCATACACTCCCCACCTCAGGCATGCTGGGTAGCTAACCCTCTCATAAACTCCCCACCTCAGGCACGCTGGGTAGCTAACCCTCTCATACACTCTCCACCTCAGGCACGCTGGGTAGCTAACCCTCTCATACACTCCCCACCTCAGGCACGCTGGGTAGCTAACCCTCTCATAAACTCTCCACCTCAGGCACGCTGGGTAGCTAACCCTCTCATACACTCCCCACCTCAGACACGCTGGGTAGCTAACCCTCTCATAAACTCCCCACCTCAGGCACGCTGGGTAGCTAACCCTCTCATAAACTCCCCACCTCAGGCACGCTGGGTAGCTAACCCTCTCATAAACTCCCCACCTCAGGCACGCTGGGTAGCTAACCCTCTCATACACTCCCCACCTCAGGCACGCTGGGTAGCTAACCCTCTCATAAACTCCCCACCTCAGGCACGCTGGGTAGCTAACCCTCTCATACACTCCCCACCTCAGGCACGCTGGGTAGCTAACCCTCTCATACACTCCCCACCTCAGGCATGCTGGGTAGCTAACCCTCTCATAAACTCCCCACCTCAGGCACGCTGGGTAGCTAACCCTCTCATACACTCCCCACCTCAGGCACGCTGGGTAGCTAACCCTCTCATACACTCTCCACCTCAGGCACGCTGGGTAGCTAACCCTCTCATACACTCCCCACCTCAGGCACGCTGGGTAGCTAACCCTCTCATAAACTCCCCACCTCAGGCACGCTGGGTAGCTAACCCTCTCATAAACTCCCCACCTCAGGCACGCTGGGTAGCTAACCCTCTCATAAACTCCCCACCTCAGGCACGCTGGGTAGCTAACCCTCTCATAAACTCCCCACCTCAGGCACGCTGGGTAGCTAACCCTCTCATAAACTCCCCATAGCCTACCTTAGGCCGACAGGAACAGTTCACACATGGAACAAACAGCTTCAGGCCAGTAAGGAGAGTTAACACATAGAACAGCTTGCGTTACTTAAGCCAATGGGAACAGTTAACACATGCAACCACAGACATCAAGTAGCCAATTAGCTGCCTCCTTACAGCGCATCAGAAAAAGAGGGTAGGTGTGACTGTGCTCGGTCTAACATCCTCCTTCAACATCTTCCTGCATCACCTCCAGTCCAGATCCATACCTCTCCTTCTTACTGCCCAGCCTATTGGCTGTATACTGGTCTCCGTATCCAATCAGATTGAGCTGTCGAGAAAACACGTTGACccggttccccacaaacagatCGTCGGGGCGGAGGTCCTCGTATTTGGTCTTCCTCAGAAACGTGCGCTGGTTTTTCACGTCGAACTGCAACGAGAAAAGGAAGTTCCTGGAGGCtcgtgacacagagagggtcaGGAGCATGTCTGGGGTCAACAGGGGTCACACTGGGGTCATATGTAGGACGACATGCTCTGCGTAGAGACCATCTCTCCGGGGTCGGGAGACAGACAGTATCATGAAGACTTTTTCAGTCTCAGAGTTTTACTCAAATAGAATGTTTGAAACAAGGCAGTTAATCATTGAACATGTATGCACTTTGTAATGCACAGTTTTGCAACACTGATATTGAGGTGAACACCTCTGGGAATTGTTACCACCATACCTTGAGGGGGTTGGGTAGGTGGTTTGAGAAAGTTATTCAAAACGTGACATAGTATTTTGTTTTCCATGTTTGTTTACCATGTTTTCACTGCGTGAACACACGGCCAaccactcacacagacatggaTATACAGCCACCACCCACTCTTATATTTACATACATGACATGCAAGGAGCAGCAATCATGGCTACTTGAAGCAGCCTTGCCTACCATCTCCACGGAGCTGTCCCTCGGGTAGAACAGGAGCTGGTAGCGGCGCAGCAGAGCAGCGCTGGGGTCGTACCACTCAGCCAGGAAGGCAAAGCGCTCCTCCTGAGATGAACACAATACGTTACCACACACTCTTATCCTAACACACAGGAGCACGTAGAACGTACCGCAGAACATCAAGGATTCGAAATGCTGATGTGGTTCTAATGGTATTTCAGTGGTAAGATAGTTAGGGTGGTTCCGGACCAGGGTTAAAATGGCCGGTTGATTACAGATATTAAGCCTGTTGGGATTAGGCTACTTCCTGGAATTTGAGTCCCCCCAAGGTTTTACTGAGACAGCCAACGTTTAGACTCTCAAGGCCTCATGCATAGTTTCTCAAAGACACAATCTTCTCTATTGATCTTGGGGTTCATAACTCAAAGCTAACCATGCTATTTATAGCCTTTGGAGCCCAGCCTGGAGACAGTCTCTCCCACACCCACACGGCCAATCACCTCACAGCATCCCAGCGTTCTTAATGACATCATGATGATAAACAAACCGTCTTGGCCCTGTTTTCAGGCGCAACATGAGTGAAGGGGCATGGATGAGCAAACACGAATCTCCGTCTTTAGTTCGGGGAGCTAAGCTGTGCTGTGTCGCGTGTGAGTGCTGCACCGCTCCCACGCCACGGAGGGTGGAACGCCcccgagagagacagggtccgcccccgagagagacagggtccgcccccgagagagacagggtccgcccccgagagagacagggtccgcccccgagagagacagggtccgcccccgagagagacagggtcc is a genomic window of Osmerus mordax isolate fOsmMor3 chromosome 26, fOsmMor3.pri, whole genome shotgun sequence containing:
- the nme7 gene encoding nucleoside diphosphate kinase 7; its protein translation is MEERFAFLAEWYDPSAALLRRYQLLFYPRDSSVEMFDVKNQRTFLRKTKYEDLRPDDLFVGNRVNVFSRQLNLIGYGDQYTANRLGSKKERTLAMIKPDAVLKIGDIIQMIYDSNLIVTKAKMTKLTWSQGADFYTEHQTKPFFNNLVQFMTSGPVVAMELMGDEAVAGWRRLLGPTDAGVARSEAAGSVRAQYGTDGTRNAGHGSDSLASAARELEFFFPSTAGCGPSNTASYTDSTCCIIKPHAISEGQTGRILNAISTAGFPISALQMFSMDLANAEEFYEVYKGVVTEYTSMVAELCSGPCMALEIQAASSPQTFRDFCGPADPEIARHLRPTTLRALFGKNKVQNAVHCTDLPEDGVLEVQYFFKIMDD